The Crassostrea angulata isolate pt1a10 chromosome 1, ASM2561291v2, whole genome shotgun sequence nucleotide sequence gattatatattattttgaatgtccaagtctactcgtatcattTAATAATATCGgacgacacacatttccctgTAGAAAAGTTCAGGGAAGCCATCAATCttgactaattactaaattttgtcagcacgtaatAATTCTacaacttgcacatagtctttaaaaatttagaaagatttaaataaagaagttatccaatagaaaaggttacgtgttttgtaggcgggttcggtttaaaaaaaaatcctgatatgaatcatgagtacatactgtttataacaatgcttgctactctttgaaaatttaactcgccattaaacatctcattttttaaagaacttttgaaacgattacacaaactgtgttcgacaaatagttttcctaaaacattttcttcctttctttttcaaaacacgtcttatatacaggctttcaatcacaacacatttttataacaaaagcagaactgaatgTTTACTCATTATAAttgtttgacaccatatcacacatattttcaacccgcagcaacaacggaagacctactcgtggctttgccacgagctctgctctagttaatcacctaattgtctacggaattttccgtttttcccgattacgGCAAAGAGCAGAcggaggatgctcactcctccatggcacctgatcctacctctcaCTTTTTTTAGAGTATAGCTCAACAgatgataaaatatattgtatttatagtAAGTGTTATCAAGAGGAAGGGTGTCATGGACGCCTATGTACTGCATACTATGCTGTTTTTCCGTTTGTCGGAAATGTTCAAGTTTCGGTTGTAGAAGACGGTTAGctaggatattttggaaatttctaAACAAGAATcgaaacaaatgtttataattagCTGTCATCATCAACGATACTGGAAAATGTGGTAATAACGCTTGTCGCACAAATAGTAATTACCAATTTTTACAATTGGCATTCTCACTTTCATATGAAATTACTACGGTCCTAACTGGTGTCGTGGCTTCAGTCGTTGACATATAAAGATTCCTTGTCTGGTGTTAGAAGTATCATAATCGTTTTAATCCTTCTTGAAAATAGTAAACTATTCATTTTCATCGTATCGCTAAGCAACTTTTTCTCTTTTACCTcctatatttatttacatatacatataaagcATTGCTTAACCTTTGATGTGGCCATATGTATTGATCCTATATTTGCCATTGTTATCGTGGAGAAAAAAGCAGATTCGAACAGACGCGTTCTCAATGTAGGTCCATAAATTACGGGATTTGGCTAATCCCCTCCGTGTCTCTCTTAACTCTGTCACATCTGTGCAGAGAGACCGGTGAATGACTGAGGGATTACTTGTAATAAAACGATGCAACATGTTTGGGAAATGACACGTCAATGATGATTAACCTCAACCCACCCCATCCCCACTTAAAAGAATCATTTCCAAAAAAGTATCATACATGTTTCCAGTagcattattatataaatagtgcctgtttgggagggtaacagttgaaattgacatcccgagaaaaccattgtcaaccgacgcgaagcggaggttgacaatggttttcgaggggtgtcaatttcaactgttatcctcccaaacaggcactatttattttgttatactgaatgtcttttttaaaaattttaagaaaattttactgcttttatataggaatatcgtgaattctacagcgaaccgtacgcgcataattttcgcgcatgtaacattttttaatgttacccgttgccaagtgcgttgctaacgctgagggtaatataaaatattattaactgcgtcttaaccaatcagatttcagtatttaacatgaaagtataacaatcaTTAATATTTACTGTTGTCCAATTGTCTTACGTTGTTTGAAACAGGAAAAAGTCTTTATTTGATCCgtacatacatttttaaaacgcTCAATATCTGCCTTTTGCTATCTCTTTCTCGCCTAATATTTATTGCTGGCCGGGATCGTTTCAATATTATATTGCAAAACTTCATTCATTGTCAATTTCGTTTGTAACAAttgcttttaattttacaaaacttatctatttttttatttaagaaagtCTTAATTGTAAATTGTACGCTTGATTCAATCAAATATATACAAGTGATTACTTTAAAGAAACACATGTGGATTCTCATTAGGTAGAGATCAAGATTTAATCACATGAATTCAATGACAATGTACTTTTGATGATGGCACATctctattgttagggatcttcaGTTGTCATCGTTgtcgtcgtcatcatcatcatcatcatcgtcgtcgtcgtcatcatcatcgtcatcaaCGAATAAATCCTAAAATGAGAGGAAAATGTTGGTCTTGACAAgaatttcatttaacaaattcaaaCTAAATACATCTTATGTTGCCAACAATGAAGAGGTAAAACTAAAGACAAAAAATCCGACAATATGAAAGccagaaaatttaaattaatgtcttttaaattatacatgtaatatctttAATCTCtttttcaatatgataaaatttatatacGACGGACATCATGTGATATGAAATCTCAAACACACATATTTCCATTAAATACTTATTTCCATTATGAATATTCTGTTGTGATCGAAGTTTCTGATATTAAAGGAATCATTACATaagatataaaaatgtattttttcttaactAAACCTGAATATTCATAAAGAAATAAGTATCTAAAATCGATAACAAACTACACAACTCATATTCGTGAAAAAGACTATTTTATTGAGTATTTTGATTTGAAGTAGCTTCCTCAATCAGAAACTTCGATGCACCAATAGTGTTCTCCTAATCTGAAAACAGACAATCAATACGATGAAAGGCAatggaaattaataaaagtaattAGCGAGTCTTTCTATACCCAAATGAAtttatgataatcatttaaGAAAAGCTTCGCTCCCAGCGTTGTAATAGTTTTTACTTACTTTACTCCTCCTCTCCAGGTACAATTGTCATGAAACGAAATGGTCGCGTTGATCCTAAACCGATAGAAGTTGTTAAATCTAGATCATCCGGGCATTCATATTCGTCAAACACAATATTCCCATCATTGGAGCAATAGGCAGACCAGCATTTCCGACCTATTTTCTTATTTAGCGCCGGAATTTCACGTCCCGGTGGAATTTGTACCCCTGTCCCCGGAAAGACACATGGTTTTCCCTTAGGACTCGTTGTCGGAGCAGGGGGCAAAGGCGTTGGTTTTCCTATTGGAGCTTGGGGCATTAAGGGGGGAGGTCCAACTATTCGTACTGGGTTTCTGAGAACTTGTCCCTGCAAACGTGGGGGCGTTTTAGAGAGTGGCATCGATGGTGGTTTTGAACTTGTCGAAGGTCTCGGAGTTGTTGAAGGAGTAGATGAAATGGGTTTTGgtgttgttgtcgttgttgtttTTACTTTAGGTTTTTTAcgtttcttatttttctttttctttggcAACTTTACCTTATTCACTTGACATTTGCATTTTTCCCACTTCTTCTTTTTGTTATAGAGGCATTTGAGCTTATAACATTTCTTCTCAATAAAAAACCGGCCTTTGAAATGTTCTCGTTGGTTCAGTTTTGCTCCAATTAGACAGCAAGTTCCCCTTTTGGTAGAAAATTGCATTACACATCCATCGTTATCCCTTGGTGTTGTTGCAGTGATGTTATTTATCAAAACGCTTGCTTCAGTGCACTTTTCTGTCATTTGATCTGCGGACACCGCGCATTCCAAAATACAAAGGAAGGCTAGAAGGCTAACGCCTATGTGTATCACTTCCAGCCTCCCCATCTTGACTCGGGGATCGTATAGGATGAACCcaattttataatcatattcCAGCAAGATGTTGTCTTCCTAATCCACTCCTGACGTGCGAATTGTCTTAATTCTTCTTTTGTGTGCCCCCCACTTTCGTGGtgctattaatttttactgACATATAAAACCCTTAAGCCATTCTTACTTCCAAAGAAACATGTGGTATATAGGGAGGTGTATTCTGAAGTTCAAATAGATATACAAAGATACTG carries:
- the LOC128155251 gene encoding uncharacterized protein LOC128155251 isoform X2 — encoded protein: MGRLEVIHIGVSLLAFLCILECAVSADQMTEKCTEASVLINNITATTPRDNDGCVMQFSTKRGTCCLIGAKLNQREHFKGRFFIEKKCYKLKCLYNKKKKWEKCKCQVNKDLFVDDDDDDDDDDDDDDDDDDNDDN
- the LOC128155251 gene encoding uncharacterized protein LOC128155251 isoform X1 translates to MGRLEVIHIGVSLLAFLCILECAVSADQMTEKCTEASVLINNITATTPRDNDGCVMQFSTKRGTCCLIGAKLNQREHFKGRFFIEKKCYKLKCLYNKKKKWEKCKCQVNKVKLPKKKKNKKRKKPKVKTTTTTTPKPISSTPSTTPRPSTSSKPPSMPLSKTPPRLQGQVLRNPVRIVGPPPLMPQAPIGKPTPLPPAPTTSPKGKPCVFPGTGVQIPPGREIPALNKKIGRKCWSAYCSNDGNIVFDEYECPDDLDLTTSIGLGSTRPFRFMTIVPGEEE